The following proteins are co-located in the Fretibacterium sp. OH1220_COT-178 genome:
- a CDS encoding CTP synthase, whose translation MAKYVFITGGVVSSLGKGITAGSVGTLLKKRGFRVSIIKVDPYLNVDAGTMNPFQHGEVFVTDDGAETDLDLGHYERFIDETLSEQNSITTGKIYLNVIEKERRGAYLGGTVQVIPHITNDIQERLVRASEGLDVLIVEIGGTVGDIEGQPFLEAIRQMADRVGRENVVYCHVTLIPWLEAAKELKTKPTQHSVQELRRIGILPNILVCRTSHAMDQEMKNKIALFCTVPPEAVIEVQDEPTIYNVPFSLHRQGLDSLILRCLGLPCGKEPDLSDWRRVVDGFMDAPDWVEIALVGKYVQHKDAYLSVVEALYHAGVRHNVKVRVRAVESAELESSGAAEILRGADGILIPGGFGSRGVEGMIDAIRYAREEGVPLLGICLGMQMMVVEYARNVCGLAGAHSEEMDPSSPHPVIHLMQEQAHIDKMGGTMRLGAYPCDVVPGTLAERSYGSLQISERHRHRYEFNNAYRESLERGGLKISGVCPDGELVEIVELPEHPWYLGGQFHGELKSRPTRPHPLFSGFIGAARRFRNDRG comes from the coding sequence ATGGCGAAGTACGTTTTCATAACGGGAGGAGTGGTCTCCTCGCTGGGCAAAGGAATCACGGCGGGGTCCGTGGGGACTTTGCTCAAGAAGAGGGGCTTCAGGGTCTCGATCATCAAGGTGGATCCCTATCTTAATGTTGACGCGGGAACGATGAACCCTTTTCAGCACGGCGAAGTCTTCGTCACCGACGATGGGGCGGAGACGGACCTCGACCTGGGGCATTACGAGCGTTTCATCGACGAGACACTGAGCGAGCAGAACAGCATCACGACCGGTAAAATTTATTTGAACGTCATCGAAAAGGAACGACGGGGAGCTTATCTGGGCGGAACGGTTCAGGTGATTCCCCACATCACCAACGACATCCAGGAACGCCTGGTTCGGGCGAGCGAGGGCTTGGACGTGTTGATCGTGGAGATCGGGGGGACCGTGGGCGATATCGAGGGGCAGCCCTTCCTGGAGGCCATTCGTCAGATGGCGGACCGAGTCGGGCGTGAGAACGTGGTCTACTGCCATGTGACGCTCATCCCCTGGCTGGAGGCGGCCAAGGAGCTCAAGACGAAGCCCACTCAGCACAGTGTCCAGGAGCTCCGCCGGATCGGCATTCTCCCGAACATTCTGGTCTGTCGCACGAGCCATGCCATGGACCAGGAGATGAAGAACAAGATCGCCTTGTTCTGCACGGTTCCCCCGGAAGCGGTGATCGAGGTCCAGGACGAGCCGACGATCTACAATGTCCCCTTCAGTCTTCATCGTCAGGGGCTGGATTCTTTGATTCTCCGCTGCCTCGGGCTGCCCTGCGGCAAGGAGCCGGACCTGTCGGACTGGCGCCGTGTGGTGGACGGTTTCATGGATGCTCCGGATTGGGTGGAGATTGCGCTGGTCGGGAAATACGTGCAGCACAAGGACGCTTATCTGAGTGTCGTGGAAGCTCTCTACCATGCCGGAGTGCGCCATAACGTAAAGGTCCGGGTCCGCGCCGTGGAGTCGGCGGAGCTTGAGTCCTCCGGGGCAGCCGAGATCCTGAGAGGGGCCGACGGAATTCTGATTCCCGGCGGGTTCGGTTCGAGAGGGGTCGAGGGAATGATCGATGCGATCCGCTATGCCCGGGAGGAGGGCGTGCCGCTTTTGGGAATTTGTCTGGGCATGCAGATGATGGTCGTGGAGTATGCCCGTAACGTCTGCGGCCTGGCCGGGGCGCACAGCGAAGAGATGGACCCCTCGAGTCCCCATCCCGTCATTCATTTGATGCAGGAACAGGCCCATATTGATAAAATGGGAGGAACGATGCGTTTGGGGGCCTATCCCTGCGATGTCGTGCCCGGGACCTTGGCGGAACGCTCCTACGGCTCCCTTCAAATCAGCGAACGCCATCGTCATCGCTACGAATTCAACAATGCGTATCGGGAGAGCCTGGAGAGGGGAGGGCTCAAGATCTCCGGGGTGTGTCCCGATGGGGAGCTTGTGGAGATCGTCGAACTGCCGGAGCATCCCTGGTACCTCGGGGGACAGTTCCATGGCGAGCTGAAGTCCCGGCCGACGCGCCCCCATCCGCTTTTCTCCGGTTTCATCGGCGCTGCGCGGCGCTTCCGGAACGACAGGGGGTAG
- a CDS encoding peptidoglycan DD-metalloendopeptidase family protein has translation MSDYSEGGEPVPPRPQEPVPESLTLGITGQRPSRPTDDSLPRELELKLPEARVANLPLPLPVEDVAEDFGPLPKDLSDFESIVLSTEDDGTRLPDDGMEDMSDMELPEAGIRLTDVGSSWKEHVVKSGETLSDIALRHGGVTAQDILRANGLKDANRLATNQILLIPNNPEEVENTLEEVRTRQIRVASLREESKPLKVLAYVVVQGDSLWSIANAQSIELDTLVGSNTFKSSATLRPGAVLRIPNQDGIFYTLRKGEKIEQVCKRYQVDLERTRKVNPTVDLVSLKPGDEIFLPGARPEAVAEVKSEGKKAKSPPSKGRDVQKGVRSYRWPVMGRINSPFGWRRHPVTRRRDFHTGIDIKADRGMLIRAARDGRVAYSGWMGGYGKVVVVEHAGGHSTFYAHCSTLLVGQGAKVSQGQNVARVGTTGRSTGPHLHFEVRKGNSPVNPLQYLK, from the coding sequence ATGAGCGATTATTCCGAGGGCGGGGAGCCCGTTCCGCCCCGGCCTCAGGAGCCCGTGCCGGAGAGCCTGACCCTGGGCATAACCGGGCAGCGCCCTTCCCGGCCGACGGACGATTCCCTTCCTCGGGAGCTGGAGCTGAAGCTTCCCGAGGCTCGGGTGGCCAATTTGCCCCTGCCGCTCCCTGTGGAGGACGTGGCTGAGGATTTTGGTCCTTTGCCCAAGGATCTTTCCGATTTCGAGTCCATCGTGCTCAGTACGGAGGATGACGGGACACGGCTTCCCGATGACGGCATGGAGGACATGTCGGACATGGAGCTGCCGGAGGCGGGAATCCGTTTGACGGATGTCGGTTCGAGCTGGAAGGAGCATGTCGTAAAATCCGGCGAGACCCTTTCGGACATCGCCCTTCGCCATGGCGGGGTGACCGCTCAGGATATTCTCAGGGCCAACGGCCTGAAGGATGCCAATCGCCTGGCCACAAATCAGATTCTCCTGATCCCCAACAATCCGGAAGAGGTGGAGAACACGCTGGAGGAGGTCCGTACCCGGCAGATTCGGGTCGCTTCTCTGCGCGAGGAATCCAAGCCCCTCAAAGTCCTGGCCTATGTCGTGGTCCAGGGCGACAGCCTCTGGTCCATCGCCAATGCCCAGAGCATCGAGCTCGATACCCTGGTGGGGAGCAATACCTTCAAGAGTTCCGCGACCCTGCGGCCCGGTGCGGTCTTGCGCATACCCAATCAGGACGGAATCTTCTACACGCTGCGCAAGGGAGAGAAGATCGAGCAGGTCTGCAAGCGCTACCAGGTCGACCTCGAGCGGACGCGCAAGGTCAACCCGACGGTGGACCTCGTCTCCCTGAAGCCCGGCGATGAAATCTTCCTCCCCGGCGCCCGTCCCGAGGCCGTCGCCGAGGTCAAGTCGGAGGGCAAGAAAGCCAAGAGCCCTCCGTCCAAGGGGAGGGACGTTCAAAAGGGTGTCCGGTCCTATCGATGGCCCGTGATGGGGCGCATCAACAGTCCCTTCGGCTGGAGGCGGCACCCGGTCACTCGGCGTCGGGACTTCCACACCGGAATCGATATCAAGGCGGATCGGGGAATGCTCATCAGGGCAGCCCGCGATGGGCGTGTGGCTTATTCGGGCTGGATGGGCGGCTATGGCAAGGTCGTCGTCGTGGAACATGCGGGAGGGCATTCGACGTTCTATGCCCATTGCAGCACGCTTCTGGTGGGACAGGGGGCGAAAGTGAGCCAGGGGCAGAACGTCGCCAGGGTGGGAACGACCGGCAGATCCACCGGACCACACCTCCATTTCGAGGTCCGTAAGGGGAACAGCCCGGTCAATCCGTTGCAGTACCTTAAATAA
- the rho gene encoding transcription termination factor Rho produces the protein MVRQLKEGAAPKKRGRPAASKAHDLNAEPESAASVREVPEPSAIPAAEESGKKAIRPRGRPRKAAPPEAEAKAVTDSEAVDKTRTAESSPLPPDRGYETESAAVEPSVKEPAIFEAPAPSPVESPSHPKPKHTYGYLASQTLADLRRIGRELNAAGASTLRKDDLIIAILRAQAESMNYRFGGGTLEILPEGFGFLRPKGMLPTDNDVYLSVSQIRRFGLRNGDVIWGLIRPPRELEHYEALLRVETVNFSDPEHSRRRPQFGQLTPIFPNVRINLETGPGDWATRLVDMFAPIGMGQRALIVSPPKAGKTTLLKRIAKAISSNYPDVILMALLIDERPEEVTDISRSVDGEVIASTFDRPADEHIRVANLALEKAKRLAEAKRDVVILLDSITRLARASNLTVPPSGRTLSGGLDPSGLYFPKRFFGAARNFEEGGSLTIIGTALTDTGSRMDDVIYEEFKGTGNMELHLSRKLAEQRIFPAIDITRSGTRREELLIPEDELARLWVLRKRIVSVDEAGALNLILDKLRQTRNNREFLMSIKLL, from the coding sequence ATGGTGAGGCAGCTGAAGGAGGGGGCGGCCCCCAAAAAGCGGGGGCGCCCGGCCGCGAGCAAGGCGCACGACCTGAACGCGGAGCCGGAAAGTGCGGCTTCGGTCCGAGAGGTGCCCGAGCCCTCCGCGATTCCTGCAGCCGAGGAGTCGGGCAAAAAGGCGATCCGGCCGCGCGGTCGGCCCCGAAAAGCCGCTCCGCCCGAGGCGGAGGCGAAGGCCGTCACCGACTCCGAGGCGGTCGATAAGACGCGGACGGCGGAGAGCTCCCCATTGCCTCCCGATCGCGGATACGAGACCGAGTCGGCCGCTGTCGAGCCTTCCGTGAAGGAGCCCGCCATTTTCGAGGCTCCCGCCCCGAGCCCAGTTGAATCCCCCTCTCATCCTAAGCCCAAGCACACCTATGGTTATCTCGCGTCCCAGACCCTGGCGGATCTCCGCAGGATTGGCCGGGAGCTGAATGCTGCCGGAGCATCGACTCTGCGGAAGGACGATCTGATCATCGCCATCCTGAGGGCGCAGGCGGAGAGCATGAACTATCGGTTCGGAGGAGGAACGCTCGAGATCCTGCCCGAGGGGTTCGGCTTCCTGAGACCCAAGGGCATGCTGCCCACGGACAACGACGTCTATCTGTCGGTATCGCAGATACGCCGGTTTGGCCTGAGGAACGGGGACGTGATCTGGGGACTGATCCGCCCCCCGCGCGAACTGGAGCATTACGAGGCGCTTTTGAGGGTGGAGACCGTCAATTTTTCCGACCCCGAACATTCCAGACGGCGTCCTCAGTTCGGTCAATTGACCCCCATTTTTCCCAATGTCCGCATCAACTTGGAGACCGGCCCGGGCGACTGGGCGACGCGTTTGGTCGACATGTTTGCGCCCATAGGCATGGGACAGAGGGCCCTGATCGTCTCTCCCCCGAAGGCCGGGAAGACGACGCTGCTGAAGCGCATCGCCAAGGCGATCTCCTCGAACTATCCGGATGTCATCTTGATGGCGCTCCTGATCGACGAGCGGCCCGAGGAGGTAACGGACATATCCCGTTCCGTGGACGGGGAGGTCATCGCCTCGACGTTCGACCGCCCTGCGGACGAGCACATCCGAGTGGCCAATCTGGCGTTGGAGAAGGCCAAGCGTCTGGCGGAGGCCAAGCGGGATGTGGTGATCCTGCTCGATTCGATCACTCGTCTGGCCCGGGCGTCCAATCTCACCGTTCCCCCCTCGGGGCGTACCCTTTCGGGAGGGCTCGACCCCTCGGGACTCTATTTTCCCAAGCGGTTTTTCGGCGCAGCCCGCAATTTCGAGGAGGGGGGGAGCCTGACGATCATCGGAACGGCTTTGACGGATACCGGGAGCCGCATGGACGACGTCATCTACGAGGAGTTCAAGGGAACGGGGAACATGGAGCTGCATCTTTCCCGGAAGTTGGCGGAGCAGCGCATCTTTCCGGCCATCGACATCACGCGCTCGGGGACCAGGCGTGAGGAGCTCCTGATTCCGGAGGACGAACTGGCCAGGCTCTGGGTCCTTCGGAAGCGCATCGTAAGCGTCGACGAGGCGGGAGCGCTGAACCTGATTCTCGACAAGCTGCGCCAGACGCGCAACAATCGCGAGTTCCTGATGTCGATCAAGCTCCTCTAG
- a CDS encoding DUF4392 domain-containing protein, whose protein sequence is MQRIVASDRGGRGASLLCSPSLWERALALCSDADDVAIVTGFFIPSAGAPETDGPLGAVILGRALELLGKRVFLVTDERNFPALLACSKSVDGPSALCLAEPDFSSVANTDLLVFLERPGKAKDGRHYNMRGEDISSDIVPLDDLAFVALGAGIPVLGIGDGGNEAGMGALYEPLSGLLPDYAPFLSLVPATVCLPVDVSNWGGYALSALLSVRSGRWLGLRDGEEERMLSALREEGAVDGVLGVAGLSVDGFSLGDLTSVASQIRGWYEEQGSFSPESASC, encoded by the coding sequence TTGCAGCGCATCGTCGCCTCCGACCGGGGAGGGCGAGGTGCGTCCCTGCTCTGCAGTCCGTCGCTCTGGGAGAGGGCGTTGGCCCTCTGTTCGGATGCAGACGACGTCGCCATTGTCACGGGGTTCTTCATCCCATCCGCCGGGGCTCCCGAGACGGATGGGCCCCTTGGGGCCGTCATTCTTGGGAGAGCTCTCGAACTTCTGGGCAAGAGGGTTTTTCTGGTGACGGACGAGCGCAATTTCCCCGCCCTGCTCGCCTGCTCGAAAAGCGTCGATGGGCCGTCCGCCCTCTGCCTTGCGGAGCCGGACTTTTCGTCGGTCGCGAATACGGACCTCCTGGTCTTTCTGGAGCGGCCGGGGAAGGCCAAGGACGGGCGCCACTACAACATGAGGGGCGAGGATATCAGCTCTGACATCGTCCCCTTGGACGATCTGGCTTTCGTAGCGCTGGGGGCGGGGATTCCGGTCCTGGGGATCGGAGACGGCGGCAACGAAGCCGGGATGGGGGCCTTGTACGAGCCTCTGTCGGGACTTCTGCCCGATTATGCTCCGTTTCTTTCCCTCGTTCCCGCGACGGTATGCCTTCCCGTGGATGTCTCCAATTGGGGGGGATATGCCCTTTCGGCGCTTTTATCGGTCCGCTCCGGCCGCTGGCTGGGTCTGCGCGACGGCGAGGAGGAGCGGATGCTTTCGGCGCTCCGGGAGGAGGGGGCGGTGGACGGCGTTTTGGGCGTCGCCGGCCTCTCCGTAGACGGTTTTTCTCTCGGCGACCTGACCTCGGTTGCGTCACAAATCCGGGGATGGTACGAGGAACAGGGCTCATTTTCTCCTGAGTCGGCATCATGTTGA
- the pfkA gene encoding 6-phosphofructokinase produces MKRIAVLTSGGDSPGMNAAIRAVARTCFFNDKECVGVMRGYEGLIEGDFLPLSRSSVGGIIHRGGTILKTARSERFMKPEGRAEAMARMREAGIDGLVVIGGDGSFHGAKALHDMGMPVIGIPGTIDNDVAGTDETIGFDTAVNTALEAVIRLRDTASSHDRLFIVEVMGRNAGFLALEIAVASGAEYVVVPELPLSIGNLCQRLRLSHEKRKSHTLIILAEGVMSASEMRNKLHDTGGYDARVTVLGYIQRGGSPTSFDVLLASRMGAYATESLLIGKSGYMVGNVNHRMVLSDLERSWSEHKTLSPELLGLVDKLN; encoded by the coding sequence GTGAAGCGCATCGCCGTACTGACCAGCGGAGGGGATTCTCCCGGCATGAACGCGGCCATTCGTGCGGTGGCCCGCACCTGTTTCTTCAACGACAAGGAGTGCGTCGGCGTCATGAGGGGCTATGAGGGATTGATAGAGGGGGATTTTCTGCCTCTATCCCGCTCCTCGGTCGGGGGGATCATCCATCGCGGAGGGACGATTCTCAAGACGGCCCGCAGCGAGAGGTTCATGAAGCCCGAGGGGCGGGCCGAGGCCATGGCCAGAATGCGGGAGGCCGGGATTGACGGCTTGGTCGTGATCGGGGGCGACGGTTCCTTTCATGGAGCCAAGGCGCTGCACGACATGGGAATGCCGGTCATCGGCATTCCCGGGACCATCGACAACGACGTGGCCGGGACGGATGAGACGATCGGTTTCGATACCGCGGTCAACACGGCGCTCGAGGCCGTCATTCGGCTCCGCGATACGGCCTCCAGTCACGACCGTCTGTTCATCGTCGAGGTGATGGGGCGAAACGCCGGGTTCCTGGCGCTCGAGATTGCCGTGGCTTCGGGGGCGGAGTACGTGGTCGTGCCCGAGCTTCCCCTGAGCATCGGAAACCTCTGCCAGCGACTTCGGCTCTCTCACGAGAAACGGAAGAGCCATACGCTCATCATCCTGGCCGAGGGCGTGATGTCCGCCAGCGAGATGCGGAACAAGCTCCACGACACGGGGGGCTATGACGCCCGTGTGACCGTTTTGGGGTATATCCAGAGGGGGGGGAGCCCCACCTCCTTCGACGTGCTTTTGGCCTCCCGGATGGGGGCTTACGCCACCGAATCCTTGTTGATCGGGAAGTCGGGCTACATGGTGGGGAACGTGAATCATCGCATGGTTCTGAGCGATCTGGAGCGTTCCTGGAGCGAACACAAGACCCTCAGCCCGGAGCTTTTGGGGTTGGTCGACAAACTGAACTGA
- the flhB gene encoding flagellar biosynthesis protein FlhB: MAGSTVIRFPAGPPPSVRSVPFDVQFFAQERTEPATPKKRQKVRSEGRVCSSKDLTAAVEILTGLVALLLLGPFIYGLLFGLLQLSIRFMGDGLLMREGWFRSIFIEAVKNYFFSWLPLGLLVVVLAVAVVVWQVGWTITVEPFKLNLGRLNPISGMKKILSLRSLVELLKGLLKAAVFALVIYAAIKDYLPVSLRAMQLSLGHGSVAFWNMLWSLAMRLAVMLLIMALVDYMYQKWEFERSIRMSRQEIKEEYRQMEGDPQIKSKIRQKQRELAKKRMMASVPKADVVITNPTTLAVALEYDRELMSAPQVVAKGRGVVARRIREVAQAHGVPVIEDKPLAWALFEGVEIGEEISEELYRGVAEILAMVYRLRAG; this comes from the coding sequence GTGGCGGGGAGCACCGTGATTCGCTTCCCGGCGGGGCCCCCTCCCTCGGTCAGGAGCGTTCCTTTCGACGTTCAGTTTTTTGCTCAGGAAAGGACCGAGCCGGCGACTCCCAAAAAGCGCCAGAAGGTCCGATCGGAGGGCAGGGTCTGCTCGAGCAAGGATTTGACGGCCGCTGTCGAGATTCTGACCGGCCTAGTGGCGCTGCTTCTGTTGGGGCCGTTCATTTATGGGCTTTTGTTCGGGCTTCTTCAGCTCTCCATCCGCTTTATGGGGGACGGGCTGCTGATGCGCGAGGGGTGGTTCCGCTCGATCTTCATCGAAGCTGTCAAAAACTACTTTTTTTCCTGGCTGCCTCTCGGTTTGCTTGTGGTCGTCCTGGCCGTGGCGGTGGTTGTCTGGCAGGTGGGGTGGACGATCACGGTCGAACCCTTTAAGCTCAACTTGGGGCGTCTCAACCCGATATCGGGGATGAAAAAGATTCTCTCCCTGCGCTCCCTGGTGGAGCTCCTCAAGGGATTGCTCAAGGCCGCGGTGTTTGCCCTCGTGATCTATGCGGCCATCAAGGACTATCTGCCCGTTTCCCTGAGGGCCATGCAGCTTTCTCTGGGACACGGAAGCGTCGCCTTCTGGAACATGCTCTGGTCCCTTGCGATGCGTTTGGCCGTTATGTTGCTCATCATGGCCCTGGTCGATTATATGTACCAGAAGTGGGAGTTCGAGCGGTCGATCCGCATGAGCCGTCAGGAGATCAAGGAGGAGTATCGCCAGATGGAGGGCGACCCTCAGATCAAGAGCAAGATCCGTCAGAAGCAGCGGGAGCTGGCAAAAAAGCGGATGATGGCCTCGGTGCCCAAGGCCGATGTGGTCATAACCAACCCCACGACCCTCGCCGTGGCATTGGAGTACGATCGGGAGCTCATGAGCGCCCCTCAGGTCGTGGCCAAGGGGCGCGGGGTTGTGGCCCGGAGGATTCGTGAGGTGGCTCAGGCTCATGGGGTGCCGGTCATCGAGGACAAGCCTCTTGCCTGGGCGCTCTTTGAAGGGGTCGAGATCGGAGAGGAGATCTCCGAGGAGCTTTATCGGGGCGTCGCGGAGATTCTGGCGATGGTCTATCGCCTGCGGGCGGGGTAG
- a CDS encoding flagellar biosynthetic protein FliR, with product MGEVELPTRLLFVYLLIHLRFVGMVFASPLFAATMSPLPFRYLCAVLLTVVSIGAVSGEVSVMLFENPLSLSLLALREILVGIAIGLLASLPLVALRVAGEQAGMAMGFSMALVVDPMTQSQGSVLGQLYFLVGMWFYFRWNGHLLMVRSVVESLTLVPLGRLNPFPSGDMSLGAWIQGLFVLGMRIVIPFYCALVLADVGLGFLARTVPQMNIFVLGLPVKVALGFLVLAVALPLTVDLIYVQLERWIEFSLAGALVWRGAP from the coding sequence ATGGGAGAGGTTGAGCTGCCAACCCGGCTTCTTTTCGTCTACCTGCTTATACACCTTCGTTTCGTCGGGATGGTTTTTGCGTCGCCGCTCTTTGCCGCGACGATGTCCCCGTTGCCCTTTCGGTATCTCTGCGCGGTCCTCTTGACCGTCGTCTCCATCGGTGCGGTGTCCGGCGAGGTTTCCGTGATGCTGTTTGAGAATCCCCTTTCGCTTTCCCTCTTGGCGTTGCGAGAGATCCTGGTTGGGATTGCCATCGGGCTTCTGGCCTCGCTGCCCCTGGTCGCTCTGCGGGTTGCGGGGGAACAGGCCGGCATGGCGATGGGGTTCTCCATGGCTCTGGTCGTCGACCCCATGACGCAGAGCCAGGGATCCGTTTTGGGGCAGCTGTACTTCCTGGTCGGGATGTGGTTTTATTTTCGCTGGAACGGACACCTTCTGATGGTCCGGTCCGTTGTGGAGAGCCTGACCCTGGTTCCGCTGGGGCGGCTCAACCCCTTCCCCTCCGGGGACATGTCGCTGGGAGCCTGGATTCAAGGGCTCTTCGTGCTGGGCATGCGCATCGTCATCCCATTCTACTGTGCCCTGGTGCTCGCTGATGTGGGGCTGGGGTTTCTTGCGCGGACGGTGCCGCAGATGAACATCTTCGTGTTGGGGCTTCCCGTGAAGGTCGCCCTGGGTTTTTTGGTCCTTGCCGTCGCCCTGCCGCTGACCGTGGATCTGATCTACGTGCAGCTCGAACGGTGGATAGAATTTTCTCTGGCGGGCGCCCTGGTGTGGCGGGGAGCACCGTGA
- the fliQ gene encoding flagellar biosynthesis protein FliQ, with protein MPVTTLSLYDTMSGAIWTMLAVAMPILLVAMVVGLLIGILQTATSIQEQTLIFIPKILAVFLCIVLLGPWIGARLLVMTREILSQLERFIQ; from the coding sequence ATGCCTGTGACGACCCTCAGCCTGTACGATACCATGAGCGGCGCGATCTGGACCATGCTGGCGGTCGCCATGCCCATACTGCTGGTGGCCATGGTCGTGGGGCTGCTCATCGGCATCCTTCAGACGGCGACGTCCATTCAGGAGCAGACGCTGATCTTCATCCCCAAGATTCTGGCCGTCTTTCTCTGCATCGTCCTGTTGGGGCCGTGGATTGGCGCCAGATTACTCGTGATGACCCGGGAGATTCTGAGTCAGCTGGAACGCTTCATCCAGTGA
- the fliP gene encoding flagellar type III secretion system pore protein FliP (The bacterial flagellar biogenesis protein FliP forms a type III secretion system (T3SS)-type pore required for flagellar assembly.): MLLLFLSAFLLLPVLPGTALAADLGSMPLPSLRLGVAPADSPQEVALSLQLLGLLTVLSLAPAILLMITSFTRIVIVLGFVQRAIGLQQSPPQQVITGLALFLTLFTMYPTWNRVYEEGLSPYLARNVSAEQAWKNSISPVREFMFRYTRQEELSLMISMAKLDQPESTDHVPTRVLVPAFMLSELKTAFQMGVVIYIPFLVVDMVVSSVLLAMGMMMLPPMMVSLPFKLLLFVMADGWNLVVLSLLKSFTNVL, translated from the coding sequence GTGCTGCTGCTTTTTTTGAGCGCGTTTCTCCTTCTGCCCGTTCTCCCGGGGACCGCCTTGGCCGCGGATTTGGGGAGCATGCCCTTGCCGTCGCTGCGGCTTGGGGTCGCTCCGGCCGACTCCCCACAGGAGGTGGCCCTTTCCCTGCAGCTGTTGGGGCTTTTGACCGTCCTCAGCCTGGCTCCTGCCATCTTGTTGATGATCACCAGCTTCACGCGCATCGTGATCGTCCTCGGCTTCGTTCAGCGTGCCATAGGGCTCCAGCAGTCTCCCCCGCAGCAGGTCATCACCGGACTCGCGCTGTTTTTGACTCTTTTCACCATGTATCCCACGTGGAACCGGGTTTACGAAGAGGGGCTTTCGCCTTATCTGGCCAGGAACGTCTCCGCCGAGCAGGCCTGGAAGAACTCGATCTCGCCGGTACGGGAGTTCATGTTCCGCTACACGCGGCAGGAGGAGCTTTCCCTGATGATCTCCATGGCCAAACTGGATCAGCCCGAGTCAACGGATCACGTTCCGACCCGCGTACTGGTTCCGGCCTTCATGTTGAGCGAGCTGAAGACGGCCTTTCAGATGGGGGTGGTCATCTACATCCCCTTTCTCGTCGTGGATATGGTGGTCTCGAGCGTCCTGCTGGCGATGGGCATGATGATGCTTCCGCCCATGATGGTGTCCCTGCCCTTCAAGCTGTTGCTTTTCGTCATGGCGGACGGCTGGAATCTGGTCGTGCTCAGTCTTCTGAAGAGCTTTACGAACGTCCTTTAG
- a CDS encoding response regulator gives MGKKVLIVDDAAFMRMMLKDILQKNDFEVVAEAENGKVGVAAYQKFKPDIVTMDITMPEMNGIDAVKAIKALDANAKIVMVSAMGQQPMVIEAIQAGANDFIVKPFQPERVIEAISKVLA, from the coding sequence ATGGGCAAAAAGGTTCTTATTGTGGATGACGCGGCCTTTATGCGTATGATGTTGAAGGACATTCTTCAAAAGAACGATTTTGAAGTGGTCGCGGAGGCAGAAAACGGCAAGGTGGGGGTGGCCGCGTACCAGAAATTCAAGCCCGATATCGTGACGATGGATATCACCATGCCCGAGATGAACGGTATCGATGCGGTCAAGGCCATCAAGGCGCTCGACGCCAATGCCAAGATCGTGATGGTCTCCGCCATGGGGCAGCAGCCCATGGTCATTGAGGCCATCCAGGCCGGGGCCAACGATTTTATCGTCAAGCCCTTCCAGCCGGAGCGTGTGATCGAGGCCATCTCCAAGGTTCTTGCCTAG